The DNA region TCACTTGCGCGTGGCCGCCGGATTATTTAGAAATTCTGGATTGGCAATGGAACGAAAAAGTGATTCCTTATTGGACAGAGATGGACAAAGTTCTTAAAAACGCCGGTGTCAAATTCGCTTTCGAAATTCACCCCGGCTTTGTTGTCTACAATACCGAAACCTTGCTGAAACTGCGTAACGCTTGCGGCGACAGTCTTGGCGCTAATTTCGATCCCAGCCATCTGTTCTGGCAAGGTATGGAGCCGATTGAATACGTGAAAGCACTGAAAGGCTGCATCTATCACGTCCACGCCAAAGACTCTATCGTGCATACGGTCAATGCGGCTGTGAACGGTGTTAATGATGCCAAGCCCTACAGCGATGAAATCAATCGTTCTTGGATTTTCCGTACCTGCGGTTATGGCCATGACATGAAATGGTGGAACGATTTCTTCTCGACCTTGCGCATGGTTGGCTATGATGGCCCCATCAGTATTGAGCATGAAGACAGCCTCATGTCCAATTGGGAAGGCCTGACGAAGGCCGTTTCTTTCCTGAAAGAAAGCATTATTTTTGAAGCGCCGACGGCGATGACCTGGGCATAATCCCGGTTATTTCTGAAGCTCTGTGTATGGCCGGGTCCCTTTGGCGGCCCGGCCATTTTCTTAACAAATACGTGTAAGAACAGCCGTGCTCCCATGGTCTAATCATGAGTGACGACGAAGGATGGCTCTCGGTAATTCACGGTGCGAATCTATATTTTTGCCATACCCCTGATTGTAGCTGCAATCAGTTTGATTTATATCATTCTTCGTGAAATGACCCGAGGATGGTTTGAGCATCGTGTCAAAATGCTCTTATTAGAGCGCCTTGAAAATAATCCGGAGTTGCTCTACTCCTTTCATGATCTCCAAGAATTATTGGATGGCCGCCCCCATCCGGACAAATCGAATGGTAAATTAGATTTGACCATCACGGGCTTTAGTCTGGCGATCATTGGCATCCTCTTTGTTGTGATCAATACACTCATAGGTAAAAGCCAATGGGGCGTAGGCGCGTATTTTGGCGGCGTGGCGTGTGTAGTGCTTGGATTTTTGCTCACCGTTTTGGGACTGGTCATACGCATACTTCGACGCCCGCCCAAATAACCAATGCGCCAACACAGCCGCCATGAAGGGCCGATTTCGGCTTTGTTCTTAGATGCAGGATTCTCTTGATTCATGGGAAAAAAAC from Candidatus Hydrogenedentota bacterium includes:
- a CDS encoding sugar phosphate isomerase/epimerase translates to MKLGLLTAMFSEKPLKEVLELIRPLELQTVELGTGNFPGDPHCPRRALLDSKPMRTELLDTLKGEGLEISALSCHGNPLHPDEGYAKENHTVTLETIELANLLGVEVVNGFSGCPGSGPWDKKPNWVTCAWPPDYLEILDWQWNEKVIPYWTEMDKVLKNAGVKFAFEIHPGFVVYNTETLLKLRNACGDSLGANFDPSHLFWQGMEPIEYVKALKGCIYHVHAKDSIVHTVNAAVNGVNDAKPYSDEINRSWIFRTCGYGHDMKWWNDFFSTLRMVGYDGPISIEHEDSLMSNWEGLTKAVSFLKESIIFEAPTAMTWA